One Ricinus communis isolate WT05 ecotype wild-type chromosome 7, ASM1957865v1, whole genome shotgun sequence genomic region harbors:
- the LOC8286139 gene encoding S-protein homolog 1, with the protein MSRLNVALFIILAIMAMNSPCVNARPKTYVHIINGLVAKYVLNIHCYSRDDDLGHHTLPVSGHLDWSFGTSIFGNTVFKCDMNWAGGHGVFKVFWEDEQLQRKCHFNNCIWLAAIDGLYVKDLRINRFVFMYPWQKYLIKLPK; encoded by the coding sequence ATGAGTAGGCTGAATGTGGCCTTGTTCATCATATTGGCTATTATGGCTATGAACAGCCCTTGTGTTAATGCAAGACCAAAAACTTACGTGCACATTATTAATGGCTTGGTTGCCAAGTACGTCTTGAACATCCACTGCTACTCCAGAGATGACGATTTAGGGCATCATACACTTCCAGTCTCAGGCCATTTGGACTGGAGTTTTGGAACAAGCATATTCGGGAATACAGTGTTCAAGTGTGACATGAACTGGGCAGGTGGCCATGGTGTCTTCAAAGTCTTTTGGGAGGATGAACAGCTTCAACGTAAATGCCATTTCAACAATTGTATTTGGCTGGCTGCGATTGATGGTTTATACGTAAAGGATCTTCGCATAAACAGATTTGTATTTATGTATCCATGGCAGAAGTATTTAATTAAGCTACCAAAGTAA